From Ovis canadensis isolate MfBH-ARS-UI-01 breed Bighorn chromosome 10, ARS-UI_OviCan_v2, whole genome shotgun sequence, a single genomic window includes:
- the NEK3 gene encoding serine/threonine-protein kinase Nek3 isoform X4, with protein MDGYRVLRVIGEGSFGRALLVQQESSNRMFAMKEIRLPKSLSDTRISRKEAVLLAKMKHPNIVAFKESFEAEGHLYIVMEYCDGGDLMQKIKHQKGKLFPEDMILHWFTQMCLGVNHIHKKRVLHRDIKSKNVFLTQDGKVKLGDFGSARLLSSPMAFACTYVGTPYYVPPEIWENMPYNNKSDIWSLGCILYELCTLKHPFQANSWKSLILKICQGSMNPLPSHYSYELQHLIKQIFKKNPSHRPSATTLLSRGSLARLIQKCLPPEIITEYGEQVLEETKKSMHSTPRKKDPSRTRITLGNEASTVQREEPGGKCSHTDLESINKNLVESALRRVNREEKASSPGPLRRQWEKNVPSTALRALENSPILTSSLTAEDDRGGSVIKYSENNTRKQWLKETPETLLNILKNADLSLAFQTYTIYRPGTSRKTTVPIGYQN; from the exons ATGGACGGCTACAGGGTCCTGAGAGTCATCGGGGAGGGCTCCTTCGGCAGAGCCCTTTTGGTTCAGCAGGAGAGCAGTAATCGGATGTTTGCCATGAAGGAAATAAGGCTTCCCAAG TCTTTGTCTGACACACGGATTTCTAGGAAGGAGGCTGTTCTGTTAGCCAAAATGAAACACCCCAATATTGTTGCCTTTAAAGAATCATTTGAAG CTGAAGGACATCTGTACATTGTAATGGAATATTGTGATGGAGGGGACCTAATGCAGAAGATAAAACATCAGAAAGGGAAGTTGTTTCCTGAAGATATG atacttCATTGGTTTACACAGATGTGTCTTGGAGTAAATCACATTCACAAGAAACGTGTGTTACACAGAGACATCAAGTCCAAG AATGTCTTCCTCACCCAAGACGGAAAAGTAAAACTGGGTGATTTTGGATCTGCCCGTCTTCTCTCgag CCCCATGGCGTTTGCTTGTACATACGTGGGAACACCTTATTATGTGCCCCCAGAAATTTGGGAAAACATGCCTTATAACAATAAAAG TGACATCTGGTCCTTGGGATGCATTCTCTATGAACTTTGTACCCTTAAGCATCCA TTTCAGGCAAATAGTTGGAAAAGTCTTATCCTTAAAATATGTCAGGGGTCCATGAACCCACTGCCATCCCATTATTCCTATGAGCTGCAGCATCTGATCAAgcagatatttaaaaagaatccCTCCCATCGTCCTTCAGCTACAACACTTCTctctagaggctctttagctcgGCTTATCCAGAAGTGCCTACCCCCAGAG ATCATCACAGAATATGGTGAACAGGTGTTAGAAGAAACCAAAAAATCTATGCATAGTACACCAAGAAAAAAGG ATCCCAGCAGAACCAGAATAACTTTGGGAAATGAAGCAAGCACAGTG caaAGGGAAGAACCAGGTGGAAAGTGTAGCCACACTGACTTAGAAAGCATTAATAAAAATTTGGTTGAAAGTGCGCTGAGGAGAGTAAACAGAGAGGAGAAAG CCAGTTCACCAGGTCCTCTCAGACGGCAGTGGGAGAAAAATGTACCCAGTACAGCTCTTAGAGCTTTGGAAAACTCACCCATACTCACCTCCAGTTTAACGGCAGAAGATGACAGAG GTGGTTCTGTAATAAAGTACAGTGAAAACAATACCCGTAAGCAGTGGCTCAAGGAGACCCCTGAAACCCTGTTGAACATCCTTAAGAATGCTGACCTCAGCTTGGCCTTTCAAACATACACAATATATAGACCAG GGACTTCGAGGAAGACGACAGTGCCGATTGGGTATCAGAACTGA
- the NEK3 gene encoding serine/threonine-protein kinase Nek3 isoform X7 — protein MDGYRVLRVIGEGSFGRALLVQQESSNRMFAMKEIRLPKSLSDTRISRKEAVLLAKMKHPNIVAFKESFEAEGHLYIVMEYCDGGDLMQKIKHQKGKLFPEDMILHWFTQMCLGVNHIHKKRVLHRDIKSKNVFLTQDGKVKLGDFGSARLLSSPMAFACTYVGTPYYVPPEIWENMPYNNKSDIWSLGCILYELCTLKHPFQANSWKSLILKICQGSMNPLPSHYSYELQHLIKQIFKKNPSHRPSATTLLSRGSLARLIQKCLPPEIITEYGEQVLEETKKSMHSTPRKKDPSRTRITLGNEASTVQREEPGGKCSHTDLESINKNLVESALRRVNREEKASSPGPLRRQWEKNVPSTALRALENSPILTSSLTAEDDRGIWCHTGEHVYFTYPGK, from the exons ATGGACGGCTACAGGGTCCTGAGAGTCATCGGGGAGGGCTCCTTCGGCAGAGCCCTTTTGGTTCAGCAGGAGAGCAGTAATCGGATGTTTGCCATGAAGGAAATAAGGCTTCCCAAG TCTTTGTCTGACACACGGATTTCTAGGAAGGAGGCTGTTCTGTTAGCCAAAATGAAACACCCCAATATTGTTGCCTTTAAAGAATCATTTGAAG CTGAAGGACATCTGTACATTGTAATGGAATATTGTGATGGAGGGGACCTAATGCAGAAGATAAAACATCAGAAAGGGAAGTTGTTTCCTGAAGATATG atacttCATTGGTTTACACAGATGTGTCTTGGAGTAAATCACATTCACAAGAAACGTGTGTTACACAGAGACATCAAGTCCAAG AATGTCTTCCTCACCCAAGACGGAAAAGTAAAACTGGGTGATTTTGGATCTGCCCGTCTTCTCTCgag CCCCATGGCGTTTGCTTGTACATACGTGGGAACACCTTATTATGTGCCCCCAGAAATTTGGGAAAACATGCCTTATAACAATAAAAG TGACATCTGGTCCTTGGGATGCATTCTCTATGAACTTTGTACCCTTAAGCATCCA TTTCAGGCAAATAGTTGGAAAAGTCTTATCCTTAAAATATGTCAGGGGTCCATGAACCCACTGCCATCCCATTATTCCTATGAGCTGCAGCATCTGATCAAgcagatatttaaaaagaatccCTCCCATCGTCCTTCAGCTACAACACTTCTctctagaggctctttagctcgGCTTATCCAGAAGTGCCTACCCCCAGAG ATCATCACAGAATATGGTGAACAGGTGTTAGAAGAAACCAAAAAATCTATGCATAGTACACCAAGAAAAAAGG ATCCCAGCAGAACCAGAATAACTTTGGGAAATGAAGCAAGCACAGTG caaAGGGAAGAACCAGGTGGAAAGTGTAGCCACACTGACTTAGAAAGCATTAATAAAAATTTGGTTGAAAGTGCGCTGAGGAGAGTAAACAGAGAGGAGAAAG CCAGTTCACCAGGTCCTCTCAGACGGCAGTGGGAGAAAAATGTACCCAGTACAGCTCTTAGAGCTTTGGAAAACTCACCCATACTCACCTCCAGTTTAACGGCAGAAGATGACAGAG GTATTTGGTGTCACACAGGAGAGCACGTGTATTTCACTTATCCAGGCAAGTGA
- the NEK3 gene encoding serine/threonine-protein kinase Nek3 isoform X6, which yields MQVGRADGDCGSRPSCVLPSMDGYRVLRVIGEGSFGRALLVQQESSNRMFAMKEIRLPKSLSDTRISRKEAVLLAKMKHPNIVAFKESFEAEGHLYIVMEYCDGGDLMQKIKHQKGKLFPEDMILHWFTQMCLGVNHIHKKRVLHRDIKSKNVFLTQDGKVKLGDFGSARLLSSPMAFACTYVGTPYYVPPEIWENMPYNNKSDIWSLGCILYELCTLKHPFQANSWKSLILKICQGSMNPLPSHYSYELQHLIKQIFKKNPSHRPSATTLLSRGSLARLIQKCLPPEIITEYGEQVLEETKKSMHSTPRKKDPSRTRITLGNEASTVQREEPGGKCSHTDLESINKNLVESALRRVNREEKASSPGPLRRQWEKNVPSTALRALENSPILTSSLTAEDDRGIWCHTGEHVYFTYPGK from the exons ATGCAGGTTGGGAGAGCCGACGGCGACTGCGGGAGTAGGCCCAGCTGTGTGCTGCCCAGCATGGACGGCTACAGGGTCCTGAGAGTCATCGGGGAGGGCTCCTTCGGCAGAGCCCTTTTGGTTCAGCAGGAGAGCAGTAATCGGATGTTTGCCATGAAGGAAATAAGGCTTCCCAAG TCTTTGTCTGACACACGGATTTCTAGGAAGGAGGCTGTTCTGTTAGCCAAAATGAAACACCCCAATATTGTTGCCTTTAAAGAATCATTTGAAG CTGAAGGACATCTGTACATTGTAATGGAATATTGTGATGGAGGGGACCTAATGCAGAAGATAAAACATCAGAAAGGGAAGTTGTTTCCTGAAGATATG atacttCATTGGTTTACACAGATGTGTCTTGGAGTAAATCACATTCACAAGAAACGTGTGTTACACAGAGACATCAAGTCCAAG AATGTCTTCCTCACCCAAGACGGAAAAGTAAAACTGGGTGATTTTGGATCTGCCCGTCTTCTCTCgag CCCCATGGCGTTTGCTTGTACATACGTGGGAACACCTTATTATGTGCCCCCAGAAATTTGGGAAAACATGCCTTATAACAATAAAAG TGACATCTGGTCCTTGGGATGCATTCTCTATGAACTTTGTACCCTTAAGCATCCA TTTCAGGCAAATAGTTGGAAAAGTCTTATCCTTAAAATATGTCAGGGGTCCATGAACCCACTGCCATCCCATTATTCCTATGAGCTGCAGCATCTGATCAAgcagatatttaaaaagaatccCTCCCATCGTCCTTCAGCTACAACACTTCTctctagaggctctttagctcgGCTTATCCAGAAGTGCCTACCCCCAGAG ATCATCACAGAATATGGTGAACAGGTGTTAGAAGAAACCAAAAAATCTATGCATAGTACACCAAGAAAAAAGG ATCCCAGCAGAACCAGAATAACTTTGGGAAATGAAGCAAGCACAGTG caaAGGGAAGAACCAGGTGGAAAGTGTAGCCACACTGACTTAGAAAGCATTAATAAAAATTTGGTTGAAAGTGCGCTGAGGAGAGTAAACAGAGAGGAGAAAG CCAGTTCACCAGGTCCTCTCAGACGGCAGTGGGAGAAAAATGTACCCAGTACAGCTCTTAGAGCTTTGGAAAACTCACCCATACTCACCTCCAGTTTAACGGCAGAAGATGACAGAG GTATTTGGTGTCACACAGGAGAGCACGTGTATTTCACTTATCCAGGCAAGTGA
- the NEK3 gene encoding serine/threonine-protein kinase Nek3 isoform X3, with product MQVGRADGDCGSRPSCVLPSMDGYRVLRVIGEGSFGRALLVQQESSNRMFAMKEIRLPKSLSDTRISRKEAVLLAKMKHPNIVAFKESFEAEGHLYIVMEYCDGGDLMQKIKHQKGKLFPEDMILHWFTQMCLGVNHIHKKRVLHRDIKSKNVFLTQDGKVKLGDFGSARLLSSPMAFACTYVGTPYYVPPEIWENMPYNNKSDIWSLGCILYELCTLKHPFQANSWKSLILKICQGSMNPLPSHYSYELQHLIKQIFKKNPSHRPSATTLLSRGSLARLIQKCLPPEIITEYGEQVLEETKKSMHSTPRKKDPSRTRITLGNEASTVQREEPGGKCSHTDLESINKNLVESALRRVNREEKASSPGPLRRQWEKNVPSTALRALENSPILTSSLTAEDDRGGSVIKYSENNTRKQWLKETPETLLNILKNADLSLAFQTYTIYRPGTSRKTTVPIGYQN from the exons ATGCAGGTTGGGAGAGCCGACGGCGACTGCGGGAGTAGGCCCAGCTGTGTGCTGCCCAGCATGGACGGCTACAGGGTCCTGAGAGTCATCGGGGAGGGCTCCTTCGGCAGAGCCCTTTTGGTTCAGCAGGAGAGCAGTAATCGGATGTTTGCCATGAAGGAAATAAGGCTTCCCAAG TCTTTGTCTGACACACGGATTTCTAGGAAGGAGGCTGTTCTGTTAGCCAAAATGAAACACCCCAATATTGTTGCCTTTAAAGAATCATTTGAAG CTGAAGGACATCTGTACATTGTAATGGAATATTGTGATGGAGGGGACCTAATGCAGAAGATAAAACATCAGAAAGGGAAGTTGTTTCCTGAAGATATG atacttCATTGGTTTACACAGATGTGTCTTGGAGTAAATCACATTCACAAGAAACGTGTGTTACACAGAGACATCAAGTCCAAG AATGTCTTCCTCACCCAAGACGGAAAAGTAAAACTGGGTGATTTTGGATCTGCCCGTCTTCTCTCgag CCCCATGGCGTTTGCTTGTACATACGTGGGAACACCTTATTATGTGCCCCCAGAAATTTGGGAAAACATGCCTTATAACAATAAAAG TGACATCTGGTCCTTGGGATGCATTCTCTATGAACTTTGTACCCTTAAGCATCCA TTTCAGGCAAATAGTTGGAAAAGTCTTATCCTTAAAATATGTCAGGGGTCCATGAACCCACTGCCATCCCATTATTCCTATGAGCTGCAGCATCTGATCAAgcagatatttaaaaagaatccCTCCCATCGTCCTTCAGCTACAACACTTCTctctagaggctctttagctcgGCTTATCCAGAAGTGCCTACCCCCAGAG ATCATCACAGAATATGGTGAACAGGTGTTAGAAGAAACCAAAAAATCTATGCATAGTACACCAAGAAAAAAGG ATCCCAGCAGAACCAGAATAACTTTGGGAAATGAAGCAAGCACAGTG caaAGGGAAGAACCAGGTGGAAAGTGTAGCCACACTGACTTAGAAAGCATTAATAAAAATTTGGTTGAAAGTGCGCTGAGGAGAGTAAACAGAGAGGAGAAAG CCAGTTCACCAGGTCCTCTCAGACGGCAGTGGGAGAAAAATGTACCCAGTACAGCTCTTAGAGCTTTGGAAAACTCACCCATACTCACCTCCAGTTTAACGGCAGAAGATGACAGAG GTGGTTCTGTAATAAAGTACAGTGAAAACAATACCCGTAAGCAGTGGCTCAAGGAGACCCCTGAAACCCTGTTGAACATCCTTAAGAATGCTGACCTCAGCTTGGCCTTTCAAACATACACAATATATAGACCAG GGACTTCGAGGAAGACGACAGTGCCGATTGGGTATCAGAACTGA
- the NEK3 gene encoding serine/threonine-protein kinase Nek3 isoform X2, with the protein MDGYRVLRVIGEGSFGRALLVQQESSNRMFAMKEIRLPKSLSDTRISRKEAVLLAKMKHPNIVAFKESFEAEGHLYIVMEYCDGGDLMQKIKHQKGKLFPEDMILHWFTQMCLGVNHIHKKRVLHRDIKSKNVFLTQDGKVKLGDFGSARLLSSPMAFACTYVGTPYYVPPEIWENMPYNNKSDIWSLGCILYELCTLKHPFQANSWKSLILKICQGSMNPLPSHYSYELQHLIKQIFKKNPSHRPSATTLLSRGSLARLIQKCLPPEIITEYGEQVLEETKKSMHSTPRKKDPSRTRITLGNEASTVQREEPGGKCSHTDLESINKNLVESALRRVNREEKASSPGPLRRQWEKNVPSTALRALENSPILTSSLTAEDDRGGSVIKYSENNTRKQWLKETPETLLNILKNADLSLAFQTYTIYRPGTEGFLKGPLSEETEASDDVDGGWDSVILDPERLEPGLDEEDTDFEEDDSADWVSELKQRTGWQGVSDG; encoded by the exons ATGGACGGCTACAGGGTCCTGAGAGTCATCGGGGAGGGCTCCTTCGGCAGAGCCCTTTTGGTTCAGCAGGAGAGCAGTAATCGGATGTTTGCCATGAAGGAAATAAGGCTTCCCAAG TCTTTGTCTGACACACGGATTTCTAGGAAGGAGGCTGTTCTGTTAGCCAAAATGAAACACCCCAATATTGTTGCCTTTAAAGAATCATTTGAAG CTGAAGGACATCTGTACATTGTAATGGAATATTGTGATGGAGGGGACCTAATGCAGAAGATAAAACATCAGAAAGGGAAGTTGTTTCCTGAAGATATG atacttCATTGGTTTACACAGATGTGTCTTGGAGTAAATCACATTCACAAGAAACGTGTGTTACACAGAGACATCAAGTCCAAG AATGTCTTCCTCACCCAAGACGGAAAAGTAAAACTGGGTGATTTTGGATCTGCCCGTCTTCTCTCgag CCCCATGGCGTTTGCTTGTACATACGTGGGAACACCTTATTATGTGCCCCCAGAAATTTGGGAAAACATGCCTTATAACAATAAAAG TGACATCTGGTCCTTGGGATGCATTCTCTATGAACTTTGTACCCTTAAGCATCCA TTTCAGGCAAATAGTTGGAAAAGTCTTATCCTTAAAATATGTCAGGGGTCCATGAACCCACTGCCATCCCATTATTCCTATGAGCTGCAGCATCTGATCAAgcagatatttaaaaagaatccCTCCCATCGTCCTTCAGCTACAACACTTCTctctagaggctctttagctcgGCTTATCCAGAAGTGCCTACCCCCAGAG ATCATCACAGAATATGGTGAACAGGTGTTAGAAGAAACCAAAAAATCTATGCATAGTACACCAAGAAAAAAGG ATCCCAGCAGAACCAGAATAACTTTGGGAAATGAAGCAAGCACAGTG caaAGGGAAGAACCAGGTGGAAAGTGTAGCCACACTGACTTAGAAAGCATTAATAAAAATTTGGTTGAAAGTGCGCTGAGGAGAGTAAACAGAGAGGAGAAAG CCAGTTCACCAGGTCCTCTCAGACGGCAGTGGGAGAAAAATGTACCCAGTACAGCTCTTAGAGCTTTGGAAAACTCACCCATACTCACCTCCAGTTTAACGGCAGAAGATGACAGAG GTGGTTCTGTAATAAAGTACAGTGAAAACAATACCCGTAAGCAGTGGCTCAAGGAGACCCCTGAAACCCTGTTGAACATCCTTAAGAATGCTGACCTCAGCTTGGCCTTTCAAACATACACAATATATAGACCAG GCACAGAAGGATTCTTAAAAGGCCCCCTGTCTGAGGAAACAGAAGCATCGGACGATGTTGATGGAGGTTGGGATTCTGTCATTTTGGATCCAGAGAGACTTGAACCTGGACTGGATGAGGAGGATAC GGACTTCGAGGAAGACGACAGTGCCGATTGGGTATCAGAACTGAAGCAGCGAACTGGCTGGCAAGGAGTATCTGATGGATAA
- the NEK3 gene encoding serine/threonine-protein kinase Nek3 isoform X5 has product MKHPNIVAFKESFEAEGHLYIVMEYCDGGDLMQKIKHQKGKLFPEDMILHWFTQMCLGVNHIHKKRVLHRDIKSKNVFLTQDGKVKLGDFGSARLLSSPMAFACTYVGTPYYVPPEIWENMPYNNKSDIWSLGCILYELCTLKHPFQANSWKSLILKICQGSMNPLPSHYSYELQHLIKQIFKKNPSHRPSATTLLSRGSLARLIQKCLPPEIITEYGEQVLEETKKSMHSTPRKKDPSRTRITLGNEASTVQREEPGGKCSHTDLESINKNLVESALRRVNREEKASSPGPLRRQWEKNVPSTALRALENSPILTSSLTAEDDRGGSVIKYSENNTRKQWLKETPETLLNILKNADLSLAFQTYTIYRPGTEGFLKGPLSEETEASDDVDGGWDSVILDPERLEPGLDEEDTDFEEDDSADWVSELKQRTGWQGVSDG; this is encoded by the exons ATGAAACACCCCAATATTGTTGCCTTTAAAGAATCATTTGAAG CTGAAGGACATCTGTACATTGTAATGGAATATTGTGATGGAGGGGACCTAATGCAGAAGATAAAACATCAGAAAGGGAAGTTGTTTCCTGAAGATATG atacttCATTGGTTTACACAGATGTGTCTTGGAGTAAATCACATTCACAAGAAACGTGTGTTACACAGAGACATCAAGTCCAAG AATGTCTTCCTCACCCAAGACGGAAAAGTAAAACTGGGTGATTTTGGATCTGCCCGTCTTCTCTCgag CCCCATGGCGTTTGCTTGTACATACGTGGGAACACCTTATTATGTGCCCCCAGAAATTTGGGAAAACATGCCTTATAACAATAAAAG TGACATCTGGTCCTTGGGATGCATTCTCTATGAACTTTGTACCCTTAAGCATCCA TTTCAGGCAAATAGTTGGAAAAGTCTTATCCTTAAAATATGTCAGGGGTCCATGAACCCACTGCCATCCCATTATTCCTATGAGCTGCAGCATCTGATCAAgcagatatttaaaaagaatccCTCCCATCGTCCTTCAGCTACAACACTTCTctctagaggctctttagctcgGCTTATCCAGAAGTGCCTACCCCCAGAG ATCATCACAGAATATGGTGAACAGGTGTTAGAAGAAACCAAAAAATCTATGCATAGTACACCAAGAAAAAAGG ATCCCAGCAGAACCAGAATAACTTTGGGAAATGAAGCAAGCACAGTG caaAGGGAAGAACCAGGTGGAAAGTGTAGCCACACTGACTTAGAAAGCATTAATAAAAATTTGGTTGAAAGTGCGCTGAGGAGAGTAAACAGAGAGGAGAAAG CCAGTTCACCAGGTCCTCTCAGACGGCAGTGGGAGAAAAATGTACCCAGTACAGCTCTTAGAGCTTTGGAAAACTCACCCATACTCACCTCCAGTTTAACGGCAGAAGATGACAGAG GTGGTTCTGTAATAAAGTACAGTGAAAACAATACCCGTAAGCAGTGGCTCAAGGAGACCCCTGAAACCCTGTTGAACATCCTTAAGAATGCTGACCTCAGCTTGGCCTTTCAAACATACACAATATATAGACCAG GCACAGAAGGATTCTTAAAAGGCCCCCTGTCTGAGGAAACAGAAGCATCGGACGATGTTGATGGAGGTTGGGATTCTGTCATTTTGGATCCAGAGAGACTTGAACCTGGACTGGATGAGGAGGATAC GGACTTCGAGGAAGACGACAGTGCCGATTGGGTATCAGAACTGAAGCAGCGAACTGGCTGGCAAGGAGTATCTGATGGATAA
- the NEK3 gene encoding serine/threonine-protein kinase Nek3 isoform X1, translating to MQVGRADGDCGSRPSCVLPSMDGYRVLRVIGEGSFGRALLVQQESSNRMFAMKEIRLPKSLSDTRISRKEAVLLAKMKHPNIVAFKESFEAEGHLYIVMEYCDGGDLMQKIKHQKGKLFPEDMILHWFTQMCLGVNHIHKKRVLHRDIKSKNVFLTQDGKVKLGDFGSARLLSSPMAFACTYVGTPYYVPPEIWENMPYNNKSDIWSLGCILYELCTLKHPFQANSWKSLILKICQGSMNPLPSHYSYELQHLIKQIFKKNPSHRPSATTLLSRGSLARLIQKCLPPEIITEYGEQVLEETKKSMHSTPRKKDPSRTRITLGNEASTVQREEPGGKCSHTDLESINKNLVESALRRVNREEKASSPGPLRRQWEKNVPSTALRALENSPILTSSLTAEDDRGGSVIKYSENNTRKQWLKETPETLLNILKNADLSLAFQTYTIYRPGTEGFLKGPLSEETEASDDVDGGWDSVILDPERLEPGLDEEDTDFEEDDSADWVSELKQRTGWQGVSDG from the exons ATGCAGGTTGGGAGAGCCGACGGCGACTGCGGGAGTAGGCCCAGCTGTGTGCTGCCCAGCATGGACGGCTACAGGGTCCTGAGAGTCATCGGGGAGGGCTCCTTCGGCAGAGCCCTTTTGGTTCAGCAGGAGAGCAGTAATCGGATGTTTGCCATGAAGGAAATAAGGCTTCCCAAG TCTTTGTCTGACACACGGATTTCTAGGAAGGAGGCTGTTCTGTTAGCCAAAATGAAACACCCCAATATTGTTGCCTTTAAAGAATCATTTGAAG CTGAAGGACATCTGTACATTGTAATGGAATATTGTGATGGAGGGGACCTAATGCAGAAGATAAAACATCAGAAAGGGAAGTTGTTTCCTGAAGATATG atacttCATTGGTTTACACAGATGTGTCTTGGAGTAAATCACATTCACAAGAAACGTGTGTTACACAGAGACATCAAGTCCAAG AATGTCTTCCTCACCCAAGACGGAAAAGTAAAACTGGGTGATTTTGGATCTGCCCGTCTTCTCTCgag CCCCATGGCGTTTGCTTGTACATACGTGGGAACACCTTATTATGTGCCCCCAGAAATTTGGGAAAACATGCCTTATAACAATAAAAG TGACATCTGGTCCTTGGGATGCATTCTCTATGAACTTTGTACCCTTAAGCATCCA TTTCAGGCAAATAGTTGGAAAAGTCTTATCCTTAAAATATGTCAGGGGTCCATGAACCCACTGCCATCCCATTATTCCTATGAGCTGCAGCATCTGATCAAgcagatatttaaaaagaatccCTCCCATCGTCCTTCAGCTACAACACTTCTctctagaggctctttagctcgGCTTATCCAGAAGTGCCTACCCCCAGAG ATCATCACAGAATATGGTGAACAGGTGTTAGAAGAAACCAAAAAATCTATGCATAGTACACCAAGAAAAAAGG ATCCCAGCAGAACCAGAATAACTTTGGGAAATGAAGCAAGCACAGTG caaAGGGAAGAACCAGGTGGAAAGTGTAGCCACACTGACTTAGAAAGCATTAATAAAAATTTGGTTGAAAGTGCGCTGAGGAGAGTAAACAGAGAGGAGAAAG CCAGTTCACCAGGTCCTCTCAGACGGCAGTGGGAGAAAAATGTACCCAGTACAGCTCTTAGAGCTTTGGAAAACTCACCCATACTCACCTCCAGTTTAACGGCAGAAGATGACAGAG GTGGTTCTGTAATAAAGTACAGTGAAAACAATACCCGTAAGCAGTGGCTCAAGGAGACCCCTGAAACCCTGTTGAACATCCTTAAGAATGCTGACCTCAGCTTGGCCTTTCAAACATACACAATATATAGACCAG GCACAGAAGGATTCTTAAAAGGCCCCCTGTCTGAGGAAACAGAAGCATCGGACGATGTTGATGGAGGTTGGGATTCTGTCATTTTGGATCCAGAGAGACTTGAACCTGGACTGGATGAGGAGGATAC GGACTTCGAGGAAGACGACAGTGCCGATTGGGTATCAGAACTGAAGCAGCGAACTGGCTGGCAAGGAGTATCTGATGGATAA